A region of Streptomyces deccanensis DNA encodes the following proteins:
- a CDS encoding RipA family octameric membrane protein, with translation MDTSSPVPDAESSDDLELYKLAVEMADRVSSRRGIANAFFLSVQSAMVTLIGFSRPQVEPSPWWIALALALAGVALSATWWMQLRSYRDLNRAKFVVINRLEERLPVQIFADEWQVLQRDRKRGWRGRYAELGTSERVVPIVFAGAHLLLFAGTLSV, from the coding sequence GTGGACACGTCCTCACCCGTTCCCGATGCGGAATCGTCCGACGATCTGGAGCTGTACAAGCTCGCCGTGGAGATGGCGGACCGGGTTTCGTCGCGTCGGGGAATTGCCAACGCCTTCTTCTTGTCCGTGCAGAGCGCGATGGTGACCCTTATCGGTTTCAGCAGGCCGCAGGTCGAGCCCTCTCCCTGGTGGATTGCTCTGGCACTCGCGCTGGCAGGGGTCGCGCTTTCCGCGACCTGGTGGATGCAACTGCGTAGCTACCGAGACCTGAACCGGGCCAAGTTCGTCGTCATCAACCGGCTCGAAGAGCGGCTCCCTGTACAGATTTTCGCCGATGAGTGGCAAGTGCTCCAGAGGGACCGCAAACGTGGCTGGCGCGGCCGTTACGCCGAACTCGGTACCTCGGAACGGGTGGTTCCCATCGTGTTCGCCGGGGCTCACCTCCTGTTGTTCGCAGGCACGCTGTCCGTATGA
- a CDS encoding protein phosphatase 2C domain-containing protein: MNHDASHDVYGEPGHDPRRTGGPADPDGLDAHIAGLPYGVMAPEILPGVPEAAVPTAPTTPQAYEVAVPFTEPETKTEPGPGPETERLRGVPTHVGNRPPSYPPHPLGRPSVRDSDLFAPFSPVVLLDGAQIGRLTVRAVSVRGDSHNWEGSCRQDAMAVTRIGPPEAELLLLAVADGVGSALYSHVGSYQFSRLTAVYLDREAENIHAALCAGDGEELRVLATKAVAGAAAELRSGWARTAQHQPRPYADQDYATTLHVLLVPTDARIRDRVLFSVGDGGLFVLRDGRWEQGDPEGGEDLLDTRTEALPHAYRSVKATVLRTAPGEVLLLGTDGITNPLTQKDPEFARHLAGAWGGPEVPSLSDFLWQAQTRAKSYDDDRTVICVWEEQG; encoded by the coding sequence ATGAACCACGACGCGTCCCACGACGTGTACGGCGAACCGGGTCACGACCCCCGCCGCACGGGCGGACCCGCCGATCCCGACGGCCTCGACGCGCACATCGCGGGCCTGCCGTACGGCGTCATGGCACCCGAGATCCTCCCTGGAGTGCCTGAGGCCGCAGTGCCCACGGCACCGACGACCCCCCAGGCATATGAGGTTGCCGTGCCGTTCACGGAGCCGGAGACGAAGACTGAGCCGGGGCCGGGGCCGGAGACGGAGCGCCTGCGAGGAGTGCCGACGCACGTCGGCAATCGCCCGCCCAGTTATCCGCCTCATCCACTGGGCCGCCCCTCCGTGCGGGACTCGGACCTTTTCGCACCCTTCTCTCCCGTAGTCCTGCTGGACGGGGCCCAGATCGGGAGACTGACCGTGCGTGCCGTCTCCGTGCGGGGCGACTCCCACAACTGGGAGGGCAGTTGCCGCCAGGACGCCATGGCGGTGACGCGGATCGGCCCACCGGAGGCGGAGCTGCTCCTGCTGGCCGTCGCTGACGGGGTGGGCTCCGCCCTGTACTCACATGTGGGCTCCTACCAGTTCTCGCGCCTCACCGCCGTCTACTTGGACCGGGAGGCCGAGAACATCCACGCGGCCCTGTGCGCCGGCGATGGGGAAGAGCTGCGCGTCCTGGCGACCAAGGCCGTCGCCGGCGCGGCCGCCGAACTGCGCTCCGGGTGGGCGCGCACCGCCCAGCACCAGCCCCGGCCCTATGCCGATCAGGACTACGCCACCACGCTGCACGTCCTCCTGGTGCCCACCGACGCGCGCATCCGTGACCGTGTGCTGTTCAGCGTGGGCGACGGCGGCCTGTTCGTACTGCGTGACGGCCGCTGGGAGCAGGGGGATCCGGAGGGAGGCGAGGATCTCCTGGACACCCGCACCGAGGCTCTCCCGCACGCCTACCGCAGCGTCAAGGCCACGGTGCTGCGTACCGCGCCGGGTGAGGTCCTTCTGTTGGGCACCGACGGCATCACCAACCCGCTCACCCAGAAGGACCCGGAGTTCGCGCGCCACCTGGCCGGGGCCT
- a CDS encoding vWA domain-containing protein, with protein MQILPFYMVCDESGSMAGTGVDAINSALPDLHQEISTNPSVADKTRFALIGFSTQASVLQPLADLSELTQLPSLSAGGVTSFGAAFTLLKDTIEKDVAALKADGHDVYRPVVFFLSDGNPTDNGWRTALKELEAFRYAPKIIAFGISDADAAIITEVANFKAFIQQDASITPAVALREFASSLTRSIVSSATSMSAQGGDGFQLQVDEQVPGFTSLSLDKL; from the coding sequence ATGCAGATCCTGCCCTTCTACATGGTGTGCGACGAGTCCGGTTCCATGGCGGGAACCGGGGTCGACGCCATCAACTCGGCCCTGCCCGACCTACACCAGGAGATCAGCACCAATCCGAGTGTCGCGGACAAGACCCGTTTCGCCCTGATCGGGTTCTCCACCCAGGCCTCCGTGCTGCAGCCGCTCGCGGACCTGAGCGAGCTGACGCAGCTGCCTTCTCTCTCGGCTGGAGGCGTGACCTCCTTCGGAGCCGCCTTCACGCTGCTCAAGGACACCATCGAGAAGGATGTCGCGGCACTGAAGGCGGACGGCCACGACGTCTACCGGCCCGTGGTCTTCTTCCTGTCCGACGGCAACCCGACGGACAACGGCTGGCGTACGGCGCTCAAGGAGCTGGAGGCGTTCCGCTACGCCCCGAAGATCATTGCCTTCGGAATCAGCGACGCCGACGCCGCCATCATCACGGAGGTGGCCAACTTCAAGGCGTTCATCCAGCAGGACGCCTCCATCACGCCGGCCGTCGCGCTGCGCGAGTTCGCCTCCAGCCTCACCCGGTCCATCGTGAGCTCGGCGACCAGTATGTCCGCACAGGGCGGCGACGGGTTCCAACTGCAGGTCGACGAGCAGGTGCCCGGTTTCACGAGCCTCTCCCTCGACAAGCTGTGA
- a CDS encoding tellurium resistance protein, producing the protein MELTRRTPRAEIVGRGVLQVNLNWSVTSEADLDLGCLVLTRDGVGAAVQPLGETFGDLDAWPYVSIDQDDRTGETSDGETLRISLEHRRQFTKLLVYVYIYEGAVDFRTLGGVVTISAPSGTWRIHLDDSPAGATSCAIALLTPGRDTLDLRREVRWFTADAWSSNQELIDRAYGFGFEWVPGFKPSL; encoded by the coding sequence GTGGAACTCACGCGACGGACGCCACGTGCCGAGATCGTGGGCCGGGGAGTCCTCCAGGTGAACCTCAACTGGTCGGTCACCTCCGAGGCCGATCTCGATCTGGGCTGCCTGGTTCTCACCCGCGACGGCGTGGGAGCCGCTGTGCAGCCCCTCGGGGAGACGTTCGGCGATCTGGACGCCTGGCCCTATGTCAGCATCGACCAGGACGACCGGACCGGCGAGACCTCGGACGGGGAGACGCTGCGGATCAGCCTGGAGCATCGGCGCCAGTTCACCAAGCTCCTCGTCTATGTGTACATCTACGAGGGCGCAGTCGACTTCCGGACACTGGGTGGCGTCGTCACCATCAGCGCGCCGAGCGGTACTTGGCGGATCCACCTCGACGACTCCCCGGCCGGGGCCACTTCGTGCGCCATCGCGCTGCTGACCCCAGGGCGTGACACCCTCGACCTGCGGCGCGAAGTGCGCTGGTTCACGGCCGATGCCTGGTCGTCGAACCAAGAACTCATCGACCGTGCCTACGGCTTCGGCTTCGAGTGGGTGCCCGGGTTCAAGCCTTCTCTGTAG
- a CDS encoding NucA/NucB deoxyribonuclease domain-containing protein gives MGQGFVSPQEGPGGAVFTYLVPLVYSTKAGSPERAVANHIKTAFTKPGSTKPANAGKKVPGASPQSPLRRLYHDNARRKKNRSTAVSACKKAFGNDYAKGGKECDEYPFATTYEGCAQKTYEPSAPKNNFSVLPLAKTDNGNAGNLLGQFMTLNRILDGDDDGFYVTIK, from the coding sequence GTGGGACAAGGCTTCGTATCTCCCCAAGAAGGCCCAGGGGGAGCAGTTTTCACCTATCTCGTCCCGCTGGTCTACAGCACCAAGGCCGGCTCTCCGGAGAGGGCGGTCGCCAACCACATCAAGACCGCGTTCACCAAGCCGGGCAGCACCAAGCCGGCCAACGCCGGCAAGAAGGTCCCTGGGGCGAGCCCGCAGTCGCCGCTGCGTCGGCTCTACCACGACAACGCACGCCGCAAGAAGAATCGATCCACCGCGGTGAGCGCGTGCAAGAAGGCGTTCGGCAACGACTACGCCAAGGGCGGGAAGGAGTGCGACGAGTACCCCTTCGCGACCACCTATGAGGGCTGCGCTCAGAAGACGTACGAGCCCTCCGCCCCGAAGAACAACTTCTCCGTCCTGCCGCTGGCGAAGACAGACAACGGCAACGCCGGCAATCTTCTCGGACAGTTCATGACGCTCAATCGCATTCTCGACGGCGACGACGACGGCTTCTACGTCACCATCAAATAG